In one window of Longimicrobium sp. DNA:
- a CDS encoding HD domain-containing protein produces MPHAAHPAHEFEVVRDPLWNTIRLDPTAVALIDTPEFQRLRHIRQLGLAYLVYPGATHTRFDHALGVYHLARRALGLLGERGELEGVDQTECALVPYAALLHDVGHYPFSHALEELDGEWVPGDHESHTARFLAAPRTAAALEEVAPGAAARIEALVRGASASPLQGLVSGSLDLDKIEYLRRDARFCGVPYGDVDVDRLLHALALLDDPRTGRREIGIHEKGLSALESMLFSKYQMFRNVYWHHAVRAATAVYKRLVQEAVDGGLLTQDELVGQTDERLLVTLELRACAGAGPHARRIARRWLPALRERRLPKRALELPGEALRGLPAEEWLYTEPRLRYDLELRLARELELEDGGAFVDYPEKPRMLGLDLLLMRRDGTVHRLTDEGRAGLIGLPQLSDELYYTARAFRLFTVDRRPVDERRMIDLLSFTAEELRARLEDAAPLLPQSLRDVP; encoded by the coding sequence ATGCCACACGCCGCCCATCCCGCCCACGAGTTCGAGGTCGTCCGCGACCCGCTCTGGAACACCATCCGTCTGGACCCCACGGCGGTCGCGCTGATCGACACGCCCGAGTTCCAGCGGCTGCGGCACATCCGGCAGCTCGGCCTGGCCTACCTCGTGTACCCGGGCGCCACACACACGCGCTTCGACCACGCGCTGGGCGTGTACCACCTCGCCCGCCGCGCGCTCGGCCTCCTGGGCGAGCGGGGCGAGCTGGAGGGCGTCGACCAGACGGAGTGCGCGCTCGTTCCCTACGCCGCGCTGCTGCACGACGTGGGGCACTACCCGTTCAGCCACGCGCTCGAGGAGCTCGACGGCGAGTGGGTGCCGGGCGACCACGAATCGCACACGGCGCGCTTCCTGGCCGCGCCGCGCACCGCCGCCGCGCTGGAGGAGGTGGCCCCGGGGGCGGCGGCGCGGATCGAGGCGCTGGTGCGCGGCGCGTCTGCGTCGCCGCTGCAGGGGCTGGTGTCGGGGAGCCTGGACCTGGACAAGATCGAGTACCTGCGCCGCGACGCGCGCTTCTGTGGCGTTCCCTACGGCGACGTGGACGTGGACCGGCTGCTGCACGCGCTGGCGCTGCTCGACGACCCGCGGACCGGGCGGCGGGAGATCGGGATCCACGAGAAGGGGCTGTCGGCGCTGGAGTCCATGCTCTTCTCCAAGTACCAGATGTTCCGCAACGTCTACTGGCACCACGCGGTGCGCGCGGCCACGGCGGTGTACAAGCGGCTGGTGCAGGAGGCGGTGGACGGCGGGCTGCTGACGCAGGACGAGCTGGTGGGCCAGACCGACGAGCGGCTGCTGGTGACGCTGGAGCTGCGCGCGTGCGCCGGCGCCGGCCCGCACGCGCGGCGGATCGCGCGGCGGTGGCTCCCGGCGCTGCGCGAGCGGCGGCTCCCCAAGCGCGCGCTGGAGCTGCCGGGCGAGGCGCTGCGCGGCCTTCCCGCCGAGGAGTGGCTCTACACCGAGCCGCGGCTGCGCTACGATCTGGAGCTGCGCCTGGCCCGCGAGCTGGAGCTGGAGGACGGCGGCGCGTTCGTCGACTATCCCGAGAAGCCGCGGATGCTGGGGCTGGACCTGCTGCTGATGCGCCGCGACGGCACCGTCCACCGGCTCACGGACGAGGGGCGCGCGGGGCTGATCGGCCTGCCGCAGCTCTCCGACGAGCTGTACTACACGGCCCGCGCCTTCCGCCTGTTCACCGTCGATCGCCGGCCCGTCGACGAGCGGCGGATGATCGATCTCCTCTCGTTCACAGCGGAGGAGCTGCGCGCGCGGCTGGAGGATGCGGCGCCGCTGCTGCCCCAGAGTTTGCGCGATGTGCCATGA
- a CDS encoding formyltransferase family protein: MLPHSNPQARKARRVVVLSRGGSFLAEVMNELRARRPLPELTLLLSRERTAKRRQPLPWPQRLRELLLALPRAARQHLLHRRTAREAGGGTRVVITGWLNGAWMRRDLRRLAPDVVVLAGCGLLAPEVLEIPREGVVNVHPGLLPWIRGNDLLANSLLRGVPLGATTFRVDAGIDTGGILERRLVPVRGGESRNDLRLRMDRLWVEMTAELVAAAAAGPLPPARPQRGRFPLCRVVADRAQHAAVDAAVHNGTARALFERWKSADGVTLLPEADAELVPHAGG, translated from the coding sequence TTGCTCCCTCATTCCAACCCGCAGGCGCGGAAGGCCCGCCGCGTCGTCGTCCTGTCGCGCGGCGGGAGCTTCCTCGCCGAAGTCATGAACGAGTTGCGCGCGCGCAGGCCGCTCCCGGAGCTGACGCTGCTGCTCTCGCGCGAGCGCACGGCGAAGCGCCGGCAGCCGCTCCCGTGGCCGCAGCGGCTGCGGGAGCTCCTCCTGGCGCTCCCCCGCGCGGCCAGGCAGCACCTCCTCCACCGCCGCACGGCGCGCGAGGCGGGCGGCGGCACCAGGGTGGTGATCACGGGGTGGCTGAACGGCGCGTGGATGAGGCGCGACCTGCGCCGGCTGGCGCCCGACGTGGTGGTGCTGGCGGGATGCGGCCTGCTGGCGCCGGAGGTGCTGGAGATCCCGCGCGAAGGCGTGGTGAACGTGCACCCGGGGCTGCTCCCGTGGATCCGGGGGAACGACCTGCTTGCCAACTCGCTGCTGCGCGGCGTTCCCCTGGGCGCCACCACGTTCCGCGTCGACGCGGGGATCGACACCGGGGGCATCCTCGAGCGCCGCCTCGTTCCCGTCCGCGGCGGCGAGTCGCGCAACGACCTGCGCCTGAGGATGGACCGGCTGTGGGTGGAGATGACGGCCGAGCTGGTGGCCGCCGCGGCGGCGGGGCCGCTCCCCCCCGCGCGGCCGCAGCGCGGGCGGTTCCCCCTCTGCCGCGTGGTCGCCGACCGCGCGCAGCACGCCGCCGTCGACGCCGCCGTGCACAACGGGACGGCGCGGGCGCTGTTCGAGCGCTGGAAGTCAGCCGACGGCGTAACCCTTCTTCCCGAAGCCGATGCCGAGCTCGTCCCGCACGCCGGCGGCTGA
- a CDS encoding response regulator codes for MSDDFPVPSVRLDEPRGEHILIAEDDPAAARILRQILQQIGYRVTVAEDGAQALRILEGEEGPPDLLLLDWMLPGVSGLEICHLARERWDPLRLPILMVTAKTDPESVYAAFDAGASDYVAKPFRGAELRARIAAHLRTKRVMEEQRRLEEHLRDRDRLSTLGLLTSGVAHDLNNPLAVISAHAQILLRRADDDGAAGQLREILDAVERCRRIAADLLGFARRHPVEREPVDVGEVVRATLGLRKRDVELQGVRTSVSIPDTLPRVIADRHQLQQVFLNIVVNAEHALRDGRGSRLDVAVEVDDPREAVTVRFTNDGPPIPADALPHIFDPFFTTKTRDEGTGLGLAIGRRIVQEHGGEITAESGADGTTFTVCLPVEALTTGALPVETADRQIS; via the coding sequence GTGAGCGACGACTTCCCCGTTCCCTCGGTCCGCCTGGACGAGCCGCGCGGCGAGCACATCCTGATCGCCGAGGACGACCCGGCCGCCGCCCGCATCCTCCGCCAGATCCTGCAGCAGATCGGCTACCGCGTCACCGTCGCCGAGGACGGCGCGCAGGCGCTGCGCATCCTGGAGGGCGAGGAGGGGCCGCCCGACCTGCTGCTGCTGGACTGGATGCTTCCCGGCGTGTCGGGGCTGGAGATCTGCCACCTGGCCCGCGAGCGCTGGGACCCGCTGCGCCTGCCGATCCTGATGGTGACGGCCAAGACGGACCCCGAGAGCGTGTACGCGGCGTTCGACGCGGGGGCCAGCGACTACGTGGCCAAGCCCTTCCGCGGCGCCGAGCTGCGCGCGCGCATCGCCGCGCACCTGCGCACCAAGCGGGTGATGGAGGAGCAGCGGCGGCTGGAGGAGCACCTCCGCGACCGCGACCGGCTGTCGACGCTGGGACTGCTGACCAGCGGCGTGGCCCACGACCTGAACAACCCGCTGGCGGTGATCAGCGCGCACGCGCAGATCCTGCTGCGCCGCGCGGACGACGACGGCGCGGCGGGCCAGCTGCGCGAGATCCTGGACGCGGTGGAGCGCTGCCGCCGCATCGCCGCCGACCTGCTGGGGTTCGCGCGGCGGCACCCGGTGGAGCGCGAGCCGGTGGACGTGGGCGAGGTGGTGCGCGCCACCCTGGGGCTGCGCAAGCGCGACGTGGAGCTGCAGGGGGTGCGCACGTCGGTGTCGATTCCCGACACGCTGCCGCGGGTGATCGCGGACCGGCACCAGCTCCAGCAGGTGTTCCTCAACATCGTGGTCAACGCCGAGCACGCGCTGCGCGACGGGCGGGGGAGCCGCCTGGACGTGGCGGTGGAGGTGGACGACCCGCGCGAGGCCGTGACGGTGCGCTTCACCAACGACGGCCCGCCCATCCCGGCCGACGCGCTGCCGCACATCTTCGACCCGTTCTTCACCACCAAGACGCGCGACGAGGGCACGGGGCTGGGGCTGGCCATCGGCCGGCGCATCGTGCAGGAGCACGGCGGCGAGATCACCGCCGAGAGCGGCGCCGACGGCACCACCTTCACCGTCTGCCTCCCCGTCGAGGCGCTCACGACGGGCGCGCTGCCGGTGGAGACGGCGGACCGCCAGATTTCGTAG
- a CDS encoding TolC family protein, translating to MQAFAVSSAVRSTLPLLALALLASPSTAQQPAAPPARGDTLAVSIEDALGRALQQGDEVRVSEARRDAAAAQVGQARATGLPTLRLNGAFTHVYENARAQAVGQIFNQPNTYNLNLNLGVPLFQGGRVSAGLRSASRLRGAATADVEQARQDVTLQVLRAYLDALLADRLVEIQQTNVRLAGERLRQVEQMERAGRSSRYDVLRARVERSNLEPAAIQAAGDRELALLELKRLANIPAGQPLKLVSPVEAEAVSALAQQAAAETVNDSASIASIPSVRAAEMRAQASRAGVTIARADYLPTLSFFVQSGWQAFPTSWSIPTRGGGLDTIDCPAGSEVGRVCTRQNGGWFTDRSMGLQLSFPVFDGLRARSNVALARANADVARAQAAQAREAATVELAEARTELARARAQFDATRQNATEAEEAFRLATLRFQRGLSTQIDVSDAQLALATARTNEARATYELYLATAGLARALGRPVPLPTGTTLR from the coding sequence ATGCAAGCCTTCGCAGTCTCTTCCGCGGTCCGATCCACCCTCCCCCTGCTGGCGCTCGCGCTGCTGGCCTCACCGTCGACGGCGCAGCAGCCCGCCGCACCGCCCGCGCGGGGCGACACGCTGGCGGTGTCGATCGAGGACGCGCTGGGCCGCGCGCTGCAGCAGGGCGACGAGGTGCGCGTGAGCGAGGCCCGGCGCGACGCCGCGGCCGCGCAGGTGGGGCAGGCGCGCGCCACGGGGCTGCCCACGCTGCGCCTGAACGGCGCGTTCACGCACGTGTACGAGAACGCGCGCGCGCAGGCGGTGGGGCAGATCTTCAACCAGCCCAACACCTACAACCTCAACCTGAACCTGGGCGTCCCGCTCTTCCAGGGCGGCCGCGTCTCGGCCGGCCTGCGCAGCGCCAGCCGGCTGCGCGGCGCGGCCACGGCGGACGTGGAGCAGGCCCGGCAGGACGTGACGCTGCAGGTGCTGCGCGCCTACCTCGACGCGCTGCTGGCCGACCGGCTGGTGGAGATCCAGCAGACCAACGTGCGCCTGGCCGGGGAGCGGCTGCGGCAGGTGGAGCAGATGGAGCGCGCCGGCCGCTCCAGCCGCTACGACGTGCTCCGCGCCCGGGTGGAGCGCTCGAACCTGGAGCCGGCCGCCATCCAGGCCGCCGGCGACCGCGAGCTGGCGCTGCTGGAGCTCAAGCGCCTGGCCAACATCCCCGCCGGGCAGCCGCTCAAGCTCGTCTCCCCCGTGGAGGCGGAGGCGGTGTCCGCGCTGGCGCAGCAGGCCGCGGCGGAGACGGTGAACGACTCGGCCTCCATCGCGTCGATCCCCTCCGTGCGCGCGGCGGAGATGCGGGCGCAGGCCTCGCGCGCGGGCGTCACCATCGCGCGGGCGGACTATCTGCCGACGCTGTCGTTCTTCGTGCAGAGCGGCTGGCAGGCGTTCCCCACCAGCTGGAGCATCCCCACGCGCGGCGGCGGGCTGGACACCATCGACTGCCCGGCGGGGTCCGAGGTGGGGCGCGTGTGCACGCGGCAGAACGGCGGCTGGTTCACCGACCGGTCGATGGGGCTGCAGCTCTCCTTCCCTGTGTTCGACGGGCTGCGCGCGCGCTCCAACGTGGCGCTGGCCCGCGCGAACGCCGACGTCGCCCGCGCGCAGGCCGCGCAGGCGCGCGAGGCGGCCACGGTGGAGCTGGCCGAGGCGCGCACCGAGCTGGCCCGCGCCCGCGCGCAGTTCGACGCCACGCGGCAGAACGCCACCGAGGCCGAGGAGGCGTTCCGGCTGGCCACGCTGCGCTTCCAGCGCGGGCTGTCGACGCAGATCGACGTCTCCGACGCGCAGCTGGCGCTGGCCACGGCCAGGACGAACGAGGCGCGCGCCACCTACGAGCTGTACCTGGCCACGGCGGGGCTGGCGCGGGCGCTGGGGCGCCCCGTTCCCCTTCCCACCGGCACGACCCTTCGCTGA
- a CDS encoding efflux RND transporter periplasmic adaptor subunit: protein MTRYLFSAVLTAAVLAACSRNTGADAPAAGGPGGPGGGGPSVTLAPADVSTPRLVSLEDAVPVTGTLDPLERAEVRAGLEGDIDGVYVREGQPVSAGQVLARFRSSEQTGENASAQADLASARTALSTAQWNLDQTRDLYRQGAVPERDVRVGEQEVASARARVAAAQARLRTTARGVEDTRVVSPVNGVVEKRTVAPGEHVARGASLFTVVRGDVLELAAAVPERAAAGVQPGQMVHFTAGGRRIEGRVARVAPSVDPASRSVTVYVQVPNPGGTLRAGTFATGRIVSRVVDHALVVPAVALHEGKEGAKPFVYRVKDEKIDVVEVTPGLTDDVQGVVQVDGLAPGDRIVVGNVGMLGKGMQVRMAGPGGRRGGAEGGAQGGARGGR, encoded by the coding sequence GTGACTCGATATCTCTTTTCCGCCGTCCTGACCGCCGCGGTGCTGGCGGCCTGCTCGCGCAACACCGGCGCGGACGCGCCCGCCGCCGGCGGACCGGGCGGCCCCGGCGGCGGCGGCCCGAGCGTGACCCTGGCGCCGGCGGACGTCTCCACGCCCCGGCTCGTCTCCCTCGAGGACGCCGTGCCGGTGACGGGAACGCTGGACCCGCTGGAGCGCGCGGAGGTGCGCGCCGGGCTGGAGGGCGACATCGATGGCGTGTACGTGCGCGAGGGGCAGCCCGTGTCCGCGGGGCAGGTGCTGGCGCGCTTCCGCAGCAGCGAGCAGACGGGCGAGAACGCCAGCGCGCAGGCCGACCTGGCCTCGGCGCGCACCGCGCTCTCCACCGCGCAGTGGAACCTGGACCAGACGCGCGACCTCTACCGCCAGGGCGCCGTCCCCGAGCGCGACGTGCGCGTGGGCGAGCAGGAGGTGGCGTCCGCGCGCGCCCGCGTGGCCGCGGCCCAGGCGAGGCTCCGCACCACGGCGCGGGGCGTGGAGGACACGCGCGTCGTCTCCCCCGTGAACGGCGTGGTGGAAAAGCGCACCGTGGCGCCGGGCGAGCACGTGGCCCGCGGCGCCTCGCTCTTCACCGTGGTGCGCGGCGACGTGCTGGAGCTGGCGGCCGCCGTCCCCGAGCGCGCGGCGGCCGGCGTGCAGCCCGGGCAGATGGTGCACTTCACCGCGGGCGGCCGGCGGATCGAGGGGCGCGTCGCCCGCGTCGCTCCTTCCGTCGATCCCGCCTCGCGCTCGGTGACGGTGTACGTGCAGGTGCCCAACCCGGGCGGCACGCTCCGCGCGGGGACCTTCGCCACGGGGCGGATCGTCTCGCGCGTGGTCGACCACGCGCTGGTGGTGCCCGCCGTGGCGCTGCACGAGGGGAAGGAGGGCGCGAAGCCCTTTGTCTACCGCGTGAAGGACGAGAAGATCGACGTGGTGGAGGTGACGCCCGGCCTGACCGACGACGTGCAGGGCGTGGTGCAGGTGGACGGCCTGGCGCCCGGCGACCGCATCGTCGTCGGCAACGTGGGGATGCTGGGGAAGGGGATGCAGGTGCGGATGGCCGGCCCCGGTGGCCGGCGGGGCGGCGCGGAAGGCGGCGCACAAGGTGGCGCCCGCGGCGGGCGGTAG
- a CDS encoding efflux RND transporter permease subunit — protein sequence MFLSDVSIRRPVFATMMMVALVVLGVVSYQRLAIDEYPDVTYPVVIAQTSWPGASAESMERDVSRPIEEALNTVQGIDELTSTNLEGISIVRLRLKLGVDVADAQQDVQAKVAGIRRQLPRDIEEPVIRHFDPNDRPIMSVAIQSPDRPIRDLTDLADQTISTRIEAVAGVGGVNVVGGASRQIRVELKPDAMRAYGISPAQVAAALQRENQEVPAGRVTRAADERLVRVMGRIEDPRQFASIPVVVRDGVPVLLGEVADVRDATADVRSAALMNDTRAVSLDILKVSGSNTVEVADGVRAAVDDLRRQLPADVQLTIIRDDSKRIRESLSDVQLTILLGAVLTIAIIYLFLNSWRSTVITGLTLPVSIISAFFVMWMFDFSMNTMTLLALSLAIGLLIDDAIVVRENIVRHIEMGKDHHRAAREGTSEIGLAVTSTSLAVIAVFIPVAFMGGMIGKIFMQFGVTVAFAVLVSLFVSFTLDPMLSSVWPDPEVEHGAAHGKGAGGRRKVGPIRRFAFWFNDRFEALADRYPHWLKWGLHHRWKVMGGAGASIVLAWLILGRLGFTWMPDFDGGEFNVGFRTPPGSSLEYTVGKGQDVAQFLRRLPEVEFTYLSVGGGFRGTPNNGQIYVRLKPREERARSQQDIQTELRGKLRQLPGVRASVSGSPSIFQQGSRQPIIVNVQGPEERQLKLAANQVLEAIRSVPGAAEPQSSDEGDLPQLNVTVNREQAAAAGLGIESVSSVVQPLFSGQRAGTWEDPQGYAHDVVVVYPDSMRTSAANVRDLAIPGAVNPATGQAALVPLSQIAEVTSGVGPQQIERRSLERMVSVSAGVLPGYSLGDVAAAVKAKIESLGLPPGYHAVFTGDVQNLNETKGYVGEALLLAIVFIYLILASLFGSFLQPLAIMLALPLSFIGVGLGLWATRGNLNVMSMIGIIMLMGLVVKNGILLVDFINQDRERGIPREQAILAAARTRIRPIIMTTMAMIFGMIPLALALGEGAEQRAPMAHAVIGGLVTSTALTLFVVPVVYTLFDDFVARLRRRPRVSVPALADEDRTVEIEERDLSPVAAD from the coding sequence ATGTTCCTGTCCGACGTATCCATCCGGCGCCCCGTGTTCGCCACCATGATGATGGTGGCGCTGGTGGTGCTCGGCGTGGTCAGCTACCAGCGGCTGGCCATCGACGAGTACCCCGACGTCACCTACCCGGTGGTGATCGCGCAGACCTCGTGGCCCGGCGCCAGCGCCGAGAGCATGGAGCGCGACGTCAGCCGCCCCATCGAGGAGGCGCTGAACACCGTGCAGGGGATCGACGAGCTGACCTCCACCAACCTGGAGGGGATCTCCATCGTCCGCCTGCGCCTGAAGCTCGGCGTCGACGTGGCCGACGCGCAGCAGGACGTGCAGGCCAAGGTGGCCGGCATCCGCCGCCAGCTCCCGCGCGACATCGAGGAGCCGGTCATCCGGCACTTCGACCCCAACGACCGGCCCATCATGTCGGTGGCCATCCAGAGCCCCGACCGGCCGATCCGCGACCTGACCGACCTGGCCGACCAGACCATCTCCACCCGCATCGAAGCCGTGGCCGGCGTCGGTGGCGTGAACGTCGTCGGCGGCGCGTCGCGCCAGATCCGCGTGGAGCTGAAGCCCGACGCCATGCGCGCCTACGGCATCTCGCCCGCGCAGGTGGCGGCGGCGCTGCAGCGCGAGAACCAGGAGGTGCCCGCCGGCCGCGTCACCCGCGCGGCCGACGAGCGGCTGGTGCGGGTGATGGGGCGCATCGAGGATCCGCGCCAGTTCGCCTCCATCCCCGTGGTGGTGCGCGACGGCGTTCCCGTCCTCCTGGGCGAGGTGGCCGACGTGCGCGACGCCACGGCGGACGTGCGCAGCGCGGCGCTGATGAACGACACGCGCGCCGTCTCGCTCGACATCCTCAAGGTGAGCGGGTCGAACACGGTGGAGGTGGCCGACGGCGTGCGCGCGGCGGTGGACGACCTGCGCCGCCAGCTCCCGGCCGACGTGCAGCTGACCATCATCCGCGACGATTCGAAGCGCATCCGCGAGTCGCTGTCGGACGTGCAGCTCACCATCCTGCTGGGCGCCGTCCTCACCATCGCCATCATCTACCTGTTCCTGAACAGCTGGCGCTCCACGGTGATCACCGGCCTCACGCTGCCGGTGTCGATCATCTCGGCGTTCTTCGTGATGTGGATGTTCGACTTCTCCATGAACACGATGACGCTGCTGGCGCTGTCGCTGGCCATCGGGCTGCTGATCGACGACGCCATCGTGGTGCGCGAGAACATCGTGCGCCACATCGAGATGGGGAAGGACCACCACCGCGCCGCGCGCGAGGGCACGAGCGAGATCGGCCTGGCGGTGACCTCGACCTCGCTGGCGGTGATCGCGGTGTTCATCCCCGTGGCGTTCATGGGGGGGATGATCGGGAAGATCTTCATGCAGTTCGGCGTGACCGTCGCCTTCGCCGTGCTGGTGTCCCTCTTCGTCTCCTTCACGCTGGACCCGATGCTCTCCAGCGTGTGGCCGGACCCCGAGGTGGAGCACGGCGCGGCGCACGGCAAGGGCGCCGGGGGACGGCGGAAGGTGGGGCCGATCCGGCGCTTCGCCTTCTGGTTCAACGACCGCTTCGAGGCGCTGGCGGACCGCTATCCGCACTGGCTGAAGTGGGGCCTGCACCACCGCTGGAAGGTGATGGGCGGCGCGGGGGCGTCGATCGTCCTCGCCTGGCTGATCCTGGGGCGGCTGGGCTTCACCTGGATGCCGGACTTCGACGGCGGCGAGTTCAACGTGGGCTTCCGCACCCCGCCCGGCTCGTCGCTGGAGTATACCGTGGGCAAGGGGCAGGACGTGGCGCAGTTCCTCCGCCGCCTGCCGGAGGTGGAGTTCACCTACCTCTCCGTCGGCGGGGGGTTCCGGGGGACGCCGAACAACGGGCAGATCTACGTCCGCCTGAAGCCCCGCGAGGAGCGCGCGCGCAGCCAGCAGGACATCCAGACCGAGCTGCGCGGCAAGCTGCGGCAGCTTCCCGGCGTGCGCGCGTCGGTCAGCGGGTCGCCCAGCATCTTCCAGCAGGGCTCGCGGCAGCCGATCATCGTGAACGTGCAGGGTCCCGAGGAGCGGCAGCTGAAGCTCGCGGCCAACCAGGTGCTCGAGGCCATCCGCTCCGTCCCCGGCGCCGCCGAGCCGCAGAGCAGCGACGAGGGCGACCTGCCGCAGCTGAACGTCACCGTCAACCGCGAGCAGGCGGCCGCGGCGGGGCTGGGGATCGAGTCCGTGTCGTCCGTCGTCCAGCCGCTGTTCAGCGGGCAGCGCGCGGGGACGTGGGAAGACCCGCAGGGCTACGCGCACGACGTGGTGGTGGTCTACCCCGACTCGATGCGCACCTCCGCGGCCAACGTGCGCGACCTGGCCATCCCCGGCGCGGTGAACCCGGCGACGGGGCAGGCGGCGCTGGTGCCGCTCTCGCAGATCGCCGAGGTCACCAGCGGCGTGGGGCCGCAGCAGATCGAGCGGCGCTCGCTGGAGCGGATGGTCTCCGTATCCGCCGGCGTGCTCCCCGGCTACTCGCTGGGCGACGTGGCCGCCGCGGTGAAGGCGAAGATCGAGTCGCTCGGCCTTCCCCCCGGCTACCACGCGGTCTTCACCGGCGACGTGCAGAACCTGAACGAGACCAAGGGCTACGTGGGCGAGGCGCTGCTCCTCGCCATCGTCTTCATCTACCTGATCCTGGCGTCGCTCTTCGGGTCGTTCCTGCAGCCGCTGGCCATCATGCTGGCGCTCCCGCTCTCCTTCATCGGCGTCGGTCTCGGCCTGTGGGCGACGAGGGGGAACCTGAACGTGATGTCGATGATCGGCATCATCATGCTGATGGGGCTGGTGGTGAAGAACGGCATCCTGCTGGTGGACTTCATCAACCAGGACCGCGAGCGGGGGATCCCGCGCGAGCAGGCGATCCTGGCCGCCGCGCGGACCCGCATCCGTCCGATCATCATGACCACCATGGCCATGATCTTCGGGATGATCCCGCTGGCGCTGGCCCTGGGCGAGGGCGCCGAGCAGCGCGCGCCCATGGCGCACGCGGTGATCGGCGGCCTGGTGACGTCGACGGCGCTGACGCTGTTCGTGGTCCCCGTCGTCTACACGCTGTTCGACGACTTCGTGGCGCGCCTGCGCCGCCGCCCGCGCGTGTCCGTCCCCGCGCTGGCCGACGAGGACCGGACGGTGGAGATCGAGGAGCGCGACCTCTCCCCCGTCGCGGCGGACTGA
- a CDS encoding TetR/AcrR family transcriptional regulator, whose protein sequence is MTMMQAEPRWRRRPEDRPREILQAALEVFAEQGLAGARIDEIAARAGVGKGTLYHYFSGKDELFRELVRHRVREATVGILPPDREGTATELLREFMRGYWARLRGPGFHALYRLIMGELHQFPELTRFYADEIAGTTVEFVARIVERGIASGELRAVDPRAAGRMLVALFTQNALWSGRPELFPHAASRSDSAVLAEIEEMFFAAVRP, encoded by the coding sequence ATGACGATGATGCAGGCGGAGCCGCGCTGGCGCCGCAGGCCCGAGGACCGGCCGCGCGAGATCCTGCAGGCCGCGCTGGAGGTGTTCGCCGAGCAGGGACTGGCCGGCGCGCGCATCGACGAGATCGCGGCGCGCGCGGGCGTGGGGAAGGGCACGCTTTACCACTACTTCTCCGGCAAGGACGAGCTCTTCCGCGAGCTGGTGCGCCACCGCGTGCGCGAGGCCACGGTCGGCATCCTCCCGCCCGACCGCGAGGGGACGGCCACCGAGCTGCTGCGCGAGTTCATGCGCGGCTACTGGGCGCGCCTGCGCGGCCCCGGATTCCACGCGCTCTACCGGCTGATCATGGGCGAGCTGCACCAGTTCCCCGAGCTCACCCGCTTCTACGCCGACGAGATCGCGGGGACCACGGTGGAGTTCGTGGCCCGCATCGTGGAGCGCGGGATCGCGTCCGGCGAGCTGCGCGCCGTCGACCCGCGCGCGGCGGGGCGGATGCTGGTGGCCCTTTTCACCCAGAACGCGCTCTGGTCGGGCCGGCCGGAGCTCTTCCCGCACGCCGCGTCGCGCAGCGACAGCGCGGTGCTGGCGGAGATCGAGGAGATGTTCTTCGCGGCGGTGCGGCCGTGA